ATAATTAACAAGATGAACAATACGACGATTAGTACGAATGTTGAACCGCCGTAGCCGTAGCCGCCGCCATAACCATAACCGCCGCAACCGTAACCGTAACCAAAGCCCATAGATTGTCACCTCACTTTTTCTTTGCTCAATATAACATATGTAAAAGTAAAGAAAGTGTTATAGGCGAGGCCAAAAAATTAATTGGCACTTAAGAATTAGTGAGGACCATTATGGTTACATAGCATTTAACTCGGCTTCACTCATGACGATTAACCTTTTGGCTTAAACACGAGGGCACCGATAAAGCCAAAGATGATCGCTGCCGATATCCCGGAGCTAGTTACTTCGAACATCCAGGTTAATACCCCAACAAGGCCATGTTGCTCAGCTTCCTGCAAGGCGCCATGTACGAGGGAGTTCCCAAAGCTGGTGATCGGAATCGTTGCTCCCGCTCCAGCAAAGTCCGTAAACGGCTCGTATAGACCAAAGCCGTCCAATATCGCACCGATTACCACCAACAGGCTAAGGGTGTGGCCTGGTGTAAGTTTTGCAACATCAAATAAAAGCTGTCCAATCACACAAATAAGCCCTCCTACTACAAAAGCCCAAAAAAACATCGCAAGCATAACGAATTCCTCCCATTAGACTTTAATAGCTGGTTGCAATAGACTGATGCCAAGAACAATATTGTGTAAGTAAAAACACTATTGCCTTGCAAAATCCAAGCTTCGACAAATTCATTCAATCTCGATTGACACTGCATGAGCAATGCACGGAATCGATTCATTTTGCTGAAACGATAATGGCGATAGCAATGCTCCTGTCGCCACTAATAGGATTTTTTTATAGGTCCCTTTTTTCATTTCGTTCAACAAATGTCCATAGAGGACAGTTGCAGAACAACCGGCACCGCTGCCGCCAGCTTGAACAGGCTGGTCTTCCTTGTAAATTAATAGGCCGCAATCCTTAAATTTTTCCTCAGACAGCTTAATCCCATTTTTATTTAATAAATCAATTGCGGTTTCATGGCCGATTCTGCCAAGGTCACCAGTCACAATTAAGTCATAATAGTCGGGGGACCGCTTCAAATCCCGAAAATGAGCGGCAATTGTATCAGCTGCTGCTGGCGCCATCGCTCCACCCATGTTGAACGGATCTGAAAGTCCCATATCGACGACCTTGCCAATCGTTGCCGAAGTTGTTACAGGATAATACCCCTCCTCTTTATGTTTGGAAACTAGAGCAACACCAGCACCAGTAACTGTCCATTGAGCTGTTGGCGGTTTTTGACCACCGTATTCTGTCGGATATCGAAATTGTCTTTCAGCAGCCGCATTATGGCTTGCTGCTCCTGTTAAAATAAACTCCGCCCCCTGATAATTAATCAGGAAGGATGCAAGAGCTAACCCCTCCATCGAGGTTGAACAAGCCCCGAAAATCCCCATATAAGGAATTTGGAATCTTCTTGCCGCAAAGCTTGTCGGGGTTATTTGATTAATTAAATCACCTGCAATAAAAAAATGAACCTGATCCTTCTCAAGCTTCCCTTTTTTTAAAGCAGTTGCACATGCCTCCTCAATTAACAAACGATGGGCCTTTTCATACGAGTCCTCTCCCATCCAAAGGTCTTCATGCAAAATATCAAAATCAGTTGCCAGATTACCATTTGCCTCAAACGGTCCGCCTGACACTCCTGTTGCAATGATTGATGGCTTATTTTCAAAAATCCAGCTTTGCCTGCCTTTAAGCATTTAAATAACCCCCCAAATTTTCAATAGAGTTTTGATTAAGGCAACCACAAATGCTGAAAATACTCCAAATAAAATAACGGAACCAGCAAGCTTAAACATATTTCCGCCAACACCAAGCACAAACCCTTCCGTTCGATGCTCAATTGCCGCAGAAATAACAGCATTGCCAAATCCAGTCACTGGGACCGCACTTCCTGCTCCACCAAATTGACCAATCCGATCATAAACGCCAAACCCTGTTAAAAGCATGGCAAAAAAGACCATCGTCGCCACTGTCGGATTTCCTGCTGTTTGTTCTGTAAAATTAAAAAAATAAATATAGAAATAACTTACTGCTTGACCAATTAAGCAAATAAAGCCGCCAACAAAAAATGCCTTTATACAGTTTTTAAGGACCGGGCGTTGTGTTTCATGCTTCTGCTGCAGTTCTTGATATTGCAATTGCTGTGGTGTCAGTTTTTTTAACTTCTCTTTTTTTCCCATTAGAATCACCCCTGCTTATGTAAGTTCTTTTTTCAGTTCGATGATTTCCTTTATTTTCTCTTTTGCTTTTTTATCGGAATAATTAGGGTTATTTTCATCATCAATTAATTCAATAACCTCCAGAAATATCTTATAGTCACTTGAAATAATAAAATCCTCTTTCGGAAACTTTTTTTCAAGTACGCTGTTGATCTCTTTTTCAATTTGTTTCATTTTGAAGCGGTGCATATGTTTTACTTTGTAGGCAACAATTGTATCTTTATCTCCCTTTACAATTGCCACATCATAAACTGGCTCAATCGCCATCACCTCTTCTCTTACACGTTTAATCGTTTTTAAATCCTGTGATTCATTTTCTCCGAACACTGTTGGTTTCGGATCTACTTTCTTGATTAATGCCATTTTTGTTTCCTCGCCAGAGTAATCGGCACACCCTGTCAAAATGGATGCAAGTATCGCAAGGATTAATTGAATTTTGAACACTGTAACTAGGTAATTTTTCATTCCATTTCCCTTCCTGCCTTAAGTTTCAATTTATCGTATTATTTATTTTCTTCTTCTAAGGGAAATTTATGAATCTGTCGGGAAAAAATTATCTAGATTGACAATTTGTTGTGGTTTGGCGGGGCGTAGCTCTCTGGATTGTAGCGTTCTATCCGTGGATTCCGCTCTCTATCCGGAGATTTTAGGTTTTATCCGTAGATTTTGCATTTTATCCGTAGATTTTTGGGTTTTATCCGGAGATTTTTGAGCTTTATCCGTAGATTAAACTAATTCTAAATTTCTCCTCCTCTCCTTATTATTTTCCAACGCAAAAAAACCCAAGCCACTAATCGCTTAGCAGGGCTTGGGTTTCTCACAATAATATTATGCAGTAATATGGAAGCCTGAATCAACGTGGATATTCTCGCCAGTGATACCACGAGACATGTCGCTGAATAGGAATACGGCAGTATCGCCAACCTCTTCAGTCGTAGTCGCACGATGAAGTGGAGCACGTTCTTCGATATGCTTAAGGATTAGGTTGAAGTCACCAATTCCTTTAGCTGAAAGCGTGCGGATTGGGCCAGCAGAAATGGAGTTTACACGGATTCCGTATTTACCCATATCATTTGCTAAATAGCGTACACTTGCTTCAAGTGAAGCTTTGGCAACACCCATGACATTGTAGTTTGGCAATACGCGCTCTCCACCAAGGTAGGTTAAAGCGATGATGCTTCCGCCTTCTGTCATTAGCTCCTTTGCTTCCTTTGCCACAGCTGTTAAAGAATAAGAGCTAATATTGTGTGCCAAAAGGAATCCATCACGATTGGTGGTCATATAGTCACCTTCGAGCTCTTCCTTATTGGCAAAAGCGATACAGTGAGCCAAACCATGAATCGTGCCGACTTGCTCCTTGATTTGGGCAAAACATTTAGCAATATCTTCATCAGACGTTACGTCACACGGTAAAAGGATAGAATCAGCGCCTTCAAGTGTGTCAGTCAAATCACGTACACCTTTTTCAAATCTTTCGCCTGCATATGTAAAAATCAATCTTGCTCCTGATGCATGCAAGGAACGAGCGATTCCCCAGGCAATACTTCTTTTATTTGCAACACCCATAACTACATAAGTTTTTCCGGATAACAGAGACATCAATTACCCTCCTATTAATACATGATATTAGTACCTAGTACTAATTCTACTATAACATATTATAAAAAGAAAGAATTATTTCCCCACTTCATCCTCATCCTTACCAAAACAACAAATGTTTAACACCTTTGACAAAACTCTAATTCTCGTTTGAGCTGTTCGACGTACTTTCTTGAACCTGTCACGATGAGTCGATCATTTAGCAAAAGTTCTGTATCGCCATGCGGAATTAAAGAATCTTTGCCCCGGAAAATCCGAACAAAGATGACATCTCCAGTAAAAGGAAATGTTCTTAACTCCATACTAACAAATTCCTCATTGAGCATTTTGATTTCAAATAATGAAGTATCCTGGCTTGATAAAATCCTCATTAAACCTGGAGCCTCAATGGATGCCCGTAGAAGTGTTTGCTGAGCCAAAAATCCAGAAAATATCTCAATCTCGTGTTCACGCAGTTTATCCTGCAAGGAAGAACCTTCCACTCTTGCAATCACTCGCGGAATCCCTTTTTCCTTCAAAGCTCTCGCTAAAATAGCGTTCGTTTCCTGATCCCAGGTTAAGATCACAACACAATC
The DNA window shown above is from Bacillus sp. T3 and carries:
- a CDS encoding sporulation protein — its product is MKNYLVTVFKIQLILAILASILTGCADYSGEETKMALIKKVDPKPTVFGENESQDLKTIKRVREEVMAIEPVYDVAIVKGDKDTIVAYKVKHMHRFKMKQIEKEINSVLEKKFPKEDFIISSDYKIFLEVIELIDDENNPNYSDKKAKEKIKEIIELKKELT
- the spoVAC gene encoding stage V sporulation protein AC, encoding MGKKEKLKKLTPQQLQYQELQQKHETQRPVLKNCIKAFFVGGFICLIGQAVSYFYIYFFNFTEQTAGNPTVATMVFFAMLLTGFGVYDRIGQFGGAGSAVPVTGFGNAVISAAIEHRTEGFVLGVGGNMFKLAGSVILFGVFSAFVVALIKTLLKIWGVI
- the spoVAD gene encoding stage V sporulation protein AD; amino-acid sequence: MLKGRQSWIFENKPSIIATGVSGGPFEANGNLATDFDILHEDLWMGEDSYEKAHRLLIEEACATALKKGKLEKDQVHFFIAGDLINQITPTSFAARRFQIPYMGIFGACSTSMEGLALASFLINYQGAEFILTGAASHNAAAERQFRYPTEYGGQKPPTAQWTVTGAGVALVSKHKEEGYYPVTTSATIGKVVDMGLSDPFNMGGAMAPAAADTIAAHFRDLKRSPDYYDLIVTGDLGRIGHETAIDLLNKNGIKLSEEKFKDCGLLIYKEDQPVQAGGSGAGCSATVLYGHLLNEMKKGTYKKILLVATGALLSPLSFQQNESIPCIAHAVSIEIE
- the spoVAE gene encoding stage V sporulation protein AE, whose amino-acid sequence is MLAMFFWAFVVGGLICVIGQLLFDVAKLTPGHTLSLLVVIGAILDGFGLYEPFTDFAGAGATIPITSFGNSLVHGALQEAEQHGLVGVLTWMFEVTSSGISAAIIFGFIGALVFKPKG
- the fabI gene encoding enoyl-ACP reductase FabI, which codes for MSLLSGKTYVVMGVANKRSIAWGIARSLHASGARLIFTYAGERFEKGVRDLTDTLEGADSILLPCDVTSDEDIAKCFAQIKEQVGTIHGLAHCIAFANKEELEGDYMTTNRDGFLLAHNISSYSLTAVAKEAKELMTEGGSIIALTYLGGERVLPNYNVMGVAKASLEASVRYLANDMGKYGIRVNSISAGPIRTLSAKGIGDFNLILKHIEERAPLHRATTTEEVGDTAVFLFSDMSRGITGENIHVDSGFHITA
- a CDS encoding YjcZ family sporulation protein; amino-acid sequence: MGFGYGYGCGGYGYGGGYGYGGSTFVLIVVLFILLIIVGASFYN